One region of Rhodocaloribacter litoris genomic DNA includes:
- a CDS encoding NfeD family protein, with protein sequence MTERNMKRIGVVIGLLLAYLPCAGTGQAQDRTPKPLAFETGYAEGPVYVVRVHGLIDNGLARYLDRALDEAEAARAALVILHLDTFGGLVDAADRIRKDLLDAGVPTVAFIDRNAASAGALISYAADRIVMVPGASIGAATVVEGAGGEAAPDKYQSYMRGLMRATAEANGRDPRIAEAMVDQNLEVEGVSPAGQVLTLSAQEALALGVADAVLPDLEAVIEAFGLTGRARIEHHATRLETFLRFLGSPVVQSILMLMMLGGLYFELQTPGVGFPGLMALIGAGLFFGPHYLLGLAESWEIAVFVIGVLLLLLEIFVIPGFGIAGITGIVLVVGALGAGLIGNIGFDFPSGEAVTSAITTLAVTLVLFLVLVFSLGRYLPRSERFNQLVLAPELSSAEGYTSADTPFELEGQAGMALTPLRPAGTAVIGERRVDVITAGEFIPAGAPVRVVRVRGSRVEVRQAEPGETSPA encoded by the coding sequence ATGACGGAGAGAAACATGAAGCGGATCGGGGTTGTCATCGGCCTGCTGCTCGCGTATTTGCCGTGTGCCGGCACGGGGCAGGCACAGGACCGCACTCCCAAGCCGCTGGCCTTCGAGACGGGATATGCGGAGGGGCCCGTTTACGTCGTGCGCGTACACGGCCTGATCGACAACGGGCTGGCCCGCTACCTGGACCGCGCCCTCGACGAGGCCGAAGCGGCCCGGGCCGCGCTGGTCATCCTCCACCTCGACACGTTCGGCGGCCTCGTCGACGCGGCCGACCGGATTCGCAAAGACCTGCTCGATGCCGGCGTGCCCACCGTCGCCTTCATCGACCGGAACGCGGCTTCGGCCGGGGCGCTGATCTCGTACGCGGCCGACCGGATCGTCATGGTGCCCGGGGCCTCCATCGGGGCGGCGACGGTGGTCGAGGGCGCCGGCGGCGAGGCCGCCCCGGACAAGTACCAGAGCTACATGCGCGGGCTGATGCGGGCCACCGCCGAGGCCAACGGCCGGGATCCACGCATCGCCGAGGCCATGGTGGATCAAAACCTGGAGGTCGAAGGCGTCTCGCCGGCCGGACAGGTGCTGACGCTCTCGGCCCAGGAGGCGCTCGCCCTTGGCGTGGCTGATGCCGTCCTGCCGGACCTCGAGGCCGTGATCGAAGCCTTCGGCCTCACGGGCCGCGCGCGCATCGAGCACCACGCGACCCGGCTGGAGACGTTTCTCCGTTTTCTCGGGTCGCCGGTGGTGCAGTCGATCCTGATGCTGATGATGCTCGGAGGGCTGTACTTCGAGTTGCAGACGCCCGGCGTCGGGTTTCCGGGGCTGATGGCGCTGATCGGCGCCGGGCTGTTCTTCGGGCCGCACTACCTGCTCGGGCTCGCCGAGAGCTGGGAGATTGCGGTCTTCGTGATCGGGGTGCTGCTGCTGTTGCTGGAGATCTTTGTGATACCCGGCTTCGGGATCGCCGGCATCACCGGCATCGTGCTGGTGGTCGGTGCCCTCGGTGCCGGCCTCATCGGCAACATCGGTTTCGACTTCCCGTCGGGGGAGGCCGTCACGTCGGCCATCACCACGCTGGCCGTCACGCTGGTGCTGTTTCTGGTGCTGGTCTTTTCGCTGGGCCGGTATCTGCCGCGCTCGGAGCGTTTCAACCAGCTCGTGCTGGCGCCCGAGCTTTCGAGCGCCGAGGGATACACGTCGGCCGACACCCCGTTCGAGCTCGAAGGCCAGGCCGGCATGGCGCTGACGCCGCTGCGACCTGCCGGTACGGCCGTCATCGGCGAGCGGCGCGTCGACGTCATTACGGCCGGCGAGTTCATCCCGGCCGGTGCGCCCGTGCGGGTCGTGCGGGTGCGCGGCAGCCGGGTTGAAGTCCGGCAGGCGGAGCCCGGCGAAACCTCTCCGGCCTGA
- a CDS encoding NfeD family protein, whose product MELLLVIAIIIAGLLLIVAEVYFVPGFNVVGILGFLCIVFALGFMFVESGWIGGVIALLGTVVVGAGLFYWLWQSGAWDRFVLTTTLRRDEQLARRESEQRERYLGKVGVALTPLRPTGIIEVEGERLEVVTEGEFIAAGSRVRIVARDRRRHFVRLAEAHASQSSGEG is encoded by the coding sequence TTGGAACTCCTCCTGGTCATTGCCATCATCATCGCCGGCTTGCTGCTGATTGTGGCCGAGGTTTACTTCGTGCCCGGCTTCAATGTGGTGGGGATCCTGGGCTTTCTGTGCATCGTGTTCGCGCTCGGCTTCATGTTCGTGGAGTCCGGGTGGATCGGGGGCGTCATCGCCCTGCTCGGCACGGTCGTCGTCGGGGCCGGGCTCTTCTACTGGCTATGGCAGTCCGGCGCCTGGGATCGCTTCGTCCTGACGACGACGCTCCGTCGGGACGAGCAGCTGGCGCGCCGCGAGAGCGAGCAGCGCGAGCGTTACCTGGGGAAGGTGGGCGTGGCGCTGACCCCCCTGCGTCCGACCGGCATCATCGAGGTCGAGGGGGAGCGGCTGGAGGTCGTCACCGAGGGGGAGTTCATCGCCGCCGGCAGCCGGGTGCGTATCGTGGCCCGGGACCGGCGACGCCACTTCGTGCGCCTGGCTGAAGCCCATGCCTCACAATCTTCCGGAGAAGGATGA
- a CDS encoding energy transducer TonB encodes MSVHVGKAYRGGVRYPLGLIGLVLLGWFGCATPEEAPPELGPPAGWQATDGRWWREGIDTTVAFRRLDTLEEMGIASRAPVYAGGAALAGRPDLIRQQLAQAVRQSLVRLYRNQPAVIDSLFEQYVVPRIMKASVQGDPRELVEQYKREGYKVIRRHFLEPRAVRRLGEDIVVPYPDSLREKRVGGVVRMQVYIDASGEPAAVELLEGVHPVLDRIALRAVTEMRWQPAYLLRGGKSDPIPSWTRFNLTFSAPST; translated from the coding sequence ATGAGCGTTCATGTCGGCAAAGCATATCGCGGCGGCGTCCGGTACCCTCTCGGGTTGATCGGACTGGTGCTGCTGGGCTGGTTCGGCTGTGCAACGCCGGAGGAGGCGCCGCCGGAGCTGGGACCGCCGGCCGGGTGGCAGGCCACCGACGGCCGCTGGTGGCGCGAAGGGATCGACACCACCGTGGCCTTTCGCCGGCTCGACACGCTGGAGGAGATGGGCATCGCCTCCCGGGCGCCGGTCTATGCCGGCGGGGCCGCTCTGGCCGGCCGGCCCGACCTGATCCGGCAACAGCTGGCGCAGGCCGTCCGGCAGAGCCTGGTCCGGCTCTACCGAAACCAGCCCGCCGTGATCGATTCGCTCTTCGAACAGTACGTCGTGCCGCGCATCATGAAGGCGTCGGTGCAGGGCGACCCGCGCGAACTGGTCGAGCAATACAAACGGGAGGGATACAAGGTGATCCGCCGGCACTTCCTGGAGCCGCGTGCCGTGCGCCGGCTGGGGGAAGACATCGTGGTACCCTATCCGGACAGCCTCCGGGAAAAGCGGGTCGGCGGGGTCGTGCGGATGCAGGTCTATATCGATGCGTCGGGCGAGCCGGCGGCCGTCGAGCTGCTCGAAGGGGTGCATCCCGTGCTCGACCGCATCGCCCTGCGGGCCGTCACCGAGATGCGCTGGCAGCCGGCCTACCTGCTGCGCGGGGGCAAGTCGGATCCGATTCCCTCGTGGACGCGCTTCAACCTCACCTTCAGCGCGCCTTCGACGTAG
- a CDS encoding HAD-IIB family hydrolase — translation MTRNARLPVIVTDLDGTLLDFETYSPAAARPALERARAAGWPIIFCSSKTRAEQEVYRTALGLDEPFIVENGAALFVPAEARTRWFRGRTLPAVFAFGVPAHTVRKALQAIRAETGLPFRGFSEMPVAEVAARTGLDEAAAARARQRDYSETIDAHLTPAQWQTLDEALAARGLVRFPGGRFHTITGAGSDKGRAVRHLVHLLREAGHDVLTIGLGDSPNDAPLLRAVDRPFLVQRPDGSWADLDVPGLTRVEAAGPAGWARVLHALLDEPGAPTSKAR, via the coding sequence ATGACGCGCAACGCCCGCCTACCGGTCATCGTGACAGACCTCGACGGCACGCTGCTCGACTTCGAGACGTACAGCCCGGCAGCGGCCCGTCCGGCCCTGGAGCGGGCCCGTGCCGCCGGCTGGCCCATCATCTTCTGCTCTTCGAAAACCCGGGCGGAACAGGAGGTCTACCGCACGGCGCTGGGCCTCGACGAGCCGTTCATCGTAGAGAACGGGGCGGCGCTCTTTGTGCCGGCGGAGGCCCGCACCCGCTGGTTCCGGGGCCGCACGCTTCCCGCCGTCTTTGCGTTCGGCGTACCCGCTCACACCGTCCGGAAAGCCCTGCAGGCGATCCGGGCCGAGACCGGCCTCCCGTTCCGCGGCTTCAGCGAGATGCCCGTGGCCGAAGTCGCCGCCCGCACGGGCCTGGACGAGGCGGCTGCCGCCCGGGCCCGGCAACGGGACTACAGCGAAACCATCGACGCCCACCTCACACCGGCCCAGTGGCAAACGCTCGACGAGGCGCTGGCCGCCCGGGGGCTGGTGCGCTTTCCCGGCGGGCGTTTCCATACGATCACAGGGGCGGGCAGCGACAAGGGACGCGCGGTCCGCCACCTGGTACACCTGCTGCGGGAGGCCGGCCACGACGTCCTCACCATCGGGCTGGGCGACAGCCCCAACGACGCCCCGCTGCTGCGTGCCGTCGACCGCCCGTTCCTCGTCCAGCGACCGGATGGCTCCTGGGCCGACCTCGACGTGCCCGGCCTGACCCGCGTCGAAGCCGCCGGGCCGGCAGGCTGGGCCCGGGTCCTTCACGCCCTGCTCGACGAACCCGGCGCCCCTACGTCGAAGGCGCGCTGA
- the mpgS gene encoding mannosyl-3-phosphoglycerate synthase, which yields MRIEIPREAERFGANHIYGLQKVYEFDSGPHHEASGDEDSVIQRLSYEQLYEIEKEMAIVVPIRDEKLKLLEGVLFGIPHHCLVIVVSNSKREPVDRFTMEHKALEVLARFTRKRLLHLHQKDPVLSDALARAGYDYLLDEDGLVRDGKAEGMIVATLLACLAGKRYVGFIDADNYFPGAVHEYIKEYAAGFALSNSDYSMVRIAWNSKPKIVRSHLYFAKWGRTSVVTNHFLNKLVSHYTGFGTEVIKTGNAGEHAMTMDLALQLDYATGYAIEPYHYINLWERYGGVVGSLSSDIILRHVEIFQIESRNPHLHEAKGEAHVDQMILAALQTIYHSPICPEELKREIVQELRERGILGPGDPVPEGTYYPSLHRVDLETLRKALCNEPYAPLLERSSRPDAPPLPQAAPAGRETLENGHLGDTGDELPEEAAAPALENGKTDAPPA from the coding sequence ATGCGCATCGAGATCCCCCGCGAAGCCGAGCGTTTCGGCGCCAACCATATCTACGGGCTGCAGAAGGTCTACGAGTTTGACTCCGGCCCGCATCATGAAGCCTCCGGCGACGAGGACAGCGTCATCCAGCGGCTCTCCTACGAGCAGTTGTACGAGATCGAAAAGGAGATGGCCATCGTCGTGCCGATCCGCGACGAGAAGCTGAAGCTGCTGGAGGGGGTACTCTTCGGCATTCCCCACCACTGCCTGGTCATCGTCGTCTCCAACAGCAAGCGGGAACCGGTGGACCGCTTCACCATGGAGCACAAGGCCCTCGAGGTACTCGCCCGGTTCACGCGCAAGCGGCTGTTGCACCTCCACCAGAAGGATCCGGTCCTGTCCGATGCGCTGGCCCGGGCGGGCTACGACTACCTGCTCGACGAGGACGGGCTCGTCCGGGACGGCAAGGCGGAGGGCATGATCGTGGCCACCCTGCTGGCCTGCCTGGCGGGGAAGCGCTACGTCGGCTTCATCGATGCGGACAACTACTTCCCCGGGGCCGTCCACGAGTATATCAAGGAATACGCCGCCGGGTTTGCCCTGAGCAACTCGGACTACTCGATGGTGCGGATCGCCTGGAACAGCAAGCCCAAGATCGTCCGGTCGCACCTCTACTTCGCCAAGTGGGGCCGGACCTCGGTGGTAACCAACCACTTCCTCAACAAGCTCGTCAGCCACTACACCGGCTTCGGCACGGAGGTCATCAAGACGGGCAACGCGGGTGAGCACGCCATGACGATGGACCTGGCCCTGCAACTCGACTATGCGACGGGCTATGCCATCGAACCCTACCACTACATCAACCTCTGGGAACGCTACGGCGGGGTGGTCGGGAGCCTTTCGTCGGACATCATCCTGCGTCACGTGGAGATCTTTCAGATCGAGTCGCGCAACCCGCACCTGCACGAGGCCAAGGGCGAAGCCCACGTCGACCAGATGATCCTGGCCGCCCTGCAGACCATCTACCACTCGCCGATCTGCCCGGAGGAACTCAAGCGGGAAATCGTTCAGGAGCTGCGGGAGCGCGGCATCCTGGGGCCGGGCGATCCGGTGCCGGAAGGCACCTACTACCCGTCGTTGCACCGCGTGGACCTGGAAACGCTGCGGAAGGCGCTGTGCAACGAGCCCTACGCGCCGCTGCTTGAACGGTCGTCCCGGCCGGATGCTCCGCCGTTGCCGCAGGCCGCCCCCGCCGGCCGGGAAACCCTCGAGAACGGGCACCTTGGCGATACCGGAGACGAGCTGCCCGAGGAGGCGGCCGCCCCGGCGCTCGAGAACGGCAAGACCGACGCGCCCCCGGCATGA
- a CDS encoding response regulator transcription factor — MARIFIVEDHPIYREGLAGYVNEEPGLQVCGVADNVADALTGIERTNPHLVVVDLQLKGSSGLDLIQDIRYRWPELHILVLSMYDEIRYADRVLRMGARGYVMKDKGPETVLKAIKTVLQGEVYASQRVKDQLLMGKVEKSPTDVLTDREIQIFQLLGEGNTVAEIAEQLNRSPKTIQNHIDHIRTRMHLKSRQELYQKSKEWVLGLGEAEDDAG; from the coding sequence ATGGCGCGCATCTTTATCGTGGAAGACCACCCCATTTACCGGGAAGGTCTGGCCGGCTACGTGAACGAAGAACCCGGGCTGCAGGTCTGCGGGGTGGCCGACAACGTAGCCGACGCCCTGACCGGGATCGAACGGACCAATCCACACCTCGTGGTGGTGGACCTCCAGCTGAAGGGTTCAAGCGGGCTCGACCTGATCCAGGATATCCGGTATCGCTGGCCGGAGCTGCATATCCTTGTCCTGTCCATGTACGACGAGATCCGGTATGCCGACCGGGTGCTCCGCATGGGAGCCCGCGGGTATGTCATGAAGGACAAGGGACCCGAGACGGTGCTGAAGGCGATCAAAACCGTGTTGCAGGGGGAGGTCTATGCCAGCCAGCGCGTCAAGGATCAGCTCCTGATGGGCAAGGTGGAAAAGTCGCCCACCGATGTACTCACCGACCGCGAAATCCAGATCTTTCAGCTGCTGGGAGAGGGCAACACGGTCGCCGAGATCGCCGAGCAACTCAACCGGAGCCCGAAGACCATTCAGAACCATATCGACCACATCCGCACGCGCATGCACCTCAAGAGCCGGCAGGAACTCTATCAGAAATCCAAGGAATGGGTGCTGGGCCTCGGGGAAGCGGAGGACGACGCCGGATGA
- a CDS encoding response regulator, whose amino-acid sequence MKPVPATILLVEDNVAHAALVFRTLEEYDFDVKIVHVSDGESALDYLFRRGMFAGRTEHDLPCVILLDLRLPRVDGLEVLRQIKSNERLKKIPVVIMTTSSAERDVSEAYERHANSYLVKPVDFARFSRMMEGMSEYWLKWNYFAGV is encoded by the coding sequence ATGAAGCCGGTGCCTGCCACGATACTGCTGGTCGAAGACAATGTGGCCCATGCCGCACTCGTGTTCCGGACGCTGGAAGAATATGATTTTGATGTCAAAATCGTGCATGTATCCGATGGCGAATCGGCGCTGGATTACCTTTTTCGGCGTGGTATGTTTGCCGGGCGAACGGAGCATGACCTGCCCTGTGTCATCCTGCTCGATCTGCGCCTGCCGCGCGTAGACGGGCTGGAGGTTTTGCGGCAGATCAAGTCGAACGAACGGTTGAAGAAGATTCCGGTTGTCATCATGACGACTTCCTCCGCCGAGCGCGACGTGTCCGAAGCCTACGAGCGACACGCCAACAGCTACCTGGTCAAGCCCGTCGACTTTGCACGCTTCTCCCGGATGATGGAGGGGATGAGTGAATACTGGCTGAAGTGGAACTATTTTGCCGGGGTGTGA
- a CDS encoding response regulator: MEDDPAHAALIKRGLGEGDVPHQIIHLTNGEAALDFLFRRGEHDAAPRPHVVLLDLHLPRVHGLEVLRRIRDSSELRLLPVVVLTTSEAEQDVAGAYEYRANSYVVKPLDFQRFRRFMQAFRYYWLEWNHYPWI, encoded by the coding sequence GTGGAAGACGATCCGGCCCATGCGGCATTGATCAAACGAGGACTGGGTGAGGGGGATGTACCGCATCAGATCATCCACCTGACGAACGGGGAAGCGGCGCTGGACTTTCTCTTTCGTCGTGGAGAGCATGATGCCGCACCACGCCCTCACGTCGTATTGCTGGATCTCCACCTGCCCCGGGTGCACGGGCTGGAGGTGTTGCGCCGGATCCGGGATTCCAGCGAGCTGCGCCTGCTGCCGGTGGTGGTCCTGACCACCTCGGAGGCCGAGCAGGACGTGGCCGGTGCGTACGAATATCGGGCCAACAGCTACGTCGTCAAACCCCTGGATTTCCAGCGATTCAGGCGTTTCATGCAGGCGTTCCGGTACTACTGGCTGGAGTGGAACCACTACCCGTGGATCTGA